From Pseudonocardia autotrophica, one genomic window encodes:
- a CDS encoding FdhF/YdeP family oxidoreductase produces MSKRTHEFTEDDLHRGPAKDTAGGPTAVAVSMRRSLEHMGPIRTARTLLKLNQADGFDCMSCAWPDPDPGERATAEFCENGAKAVAEEATKARATPEFFARHSVAELDAHSEWWLGQQGRITHPMVRRPDATHYEPIGWDEAFRLIASELDGLESPDDATFYTSGRASNEAAFAYQLFVRAFGTNNLPDCSNMCHESTSIALQESIGIGKASVTLPDLLGAELIVIAGQNPGTNHPRMLTQLEHAKQNGATILTINPLREAGLNRFKNPQTPRGVVGNGTRLSDMHLPIRVNGDIALFQAIGSLLVEWDALDHPFLERYTHGFAEWRDHVADVDWDVVTEATGLTRGQITDAAALLRDSRSTVFCWAMGLTQHRNGVATIKELVNLALAQGNIGKPGAGLFPVRGHSNVQGDRTMGIWERVPQSFLDSLQREFGFDPPREHGFDTVDSIRAMRDGKVRVFVGLGGNFVQAAPDTDVTAAALRNTLLSVQISTKLNRSHLVGGRTALILPTLGRTERDVQESGPQAITVEDSTCSVHSSRGPLQPASPHLRSEVSIITGMAEATLGDRYGIDWSGMRADYRRIRDHISRVVPGCESYEVNARRPGGFILPHPPRDSRTFDTASGRGEFEVSPIEVVQVPEGHLLLQTLRSHDQFNTTIYGYSDRYRGIEGGRHVVFAHREDIAALGFADGDHVDLVTRWDGDEHVRCAQGFRLVAYDVPRGTAAAYYPETNPLVPLDATARKSNQPASKSVVVRLTVAGEVDCDPAGVQGAVGGDWLHKSRPEVAHLS; encoded by the coding sequence ATGAGTAAACGGACCCACGAGTTCACCGAGGACGATCTGCACCGCGGCCCGGCGAAGGACACGGCCGGCGGGCCGACCGCCGTCGCGGTGTCGATGCGGCGCTCGCTGGAGCACATGGGTCCGATCCGGACCGCACGGACCCTGCTGAAGCTGAACCAGGCCGACGGGTTCGACTGCATGAGCTGTGCCTGGCCGGACCCGGACCCGGGTGAACGGGCGACCGCGGAGTTCTGCGAGAACGGCGCGAAGGCCGTCGCGGAGGAGGCCACGAAGGCCCGCGCGACCCCGGAGTTCTTCGCCCGGCACAGCGTCGCCGAGCTCGACGCGCACTCCGAGTGGTGGCTCGGGCAGCAGGGCCGGATCACGCATCCGATGGTGCGCAGGCCCGACGCCACCCACTACGAGCCGATCGGGTGGGACGAGGCGTTCCGGCTGATCGCGAGCGAGCTCGACGGCCTGGAGTCGCCGGACGACGCCACGTTCTACACCTCGGGCCGTGCCTCGAACGAGGCCGCGTTCGCCTATCAGCTCTTCGTGCGGGCGTTCGGGACGAACAATCTCCCGGACTGCTCGAACATGTGCCACGAGTCGACGTCGATCGCGCTGCAGGAGTCCATCGGCATCGGCAAGGCGAGCGTCACGCTCCCGGACCTCCTCGGCGCCGAGCTCATCGTGATCGCCGGGCAGAACCCCGGCACCAACCATCCGCGGATGCTGACCCAGCTCGAGCACGCGAAGCAGAACGGCGCGACGATCCTCACGATCAACCCGCTGCGGGAGGCGGGCCTGAACCGCTTCAAGAACCCGCAGACGCCCCGCGGCGTCGTCGGCAACGGCACCCGGCTCTCCGACATGCACCTGCCGATCCGGGTCAACGGCGACATCGCCCTGTTCCAGGCGATCGGCTCGCTGCTCGTCGAGTGGGACGCGTTGGACCATCCCTTCCTGGAGCGCTACACGCACGGGTTCGCCGAGTGGCGCGACCACGTCGCCGACGTCGACTGGGACGTCGTCACCGAGGCGACCGGATTGACCCGCGGGCAGATCACCGACGCCGCGGCGCTGCTGCGGGACTCCCGCAGCACCGTGTTCTGCTGGGCGATGGGCCTGACCCAGCACCGCAACGGTGTCGCCACGATCAAGGAACTGGTGAACCTGGCGCTGGCCCAGGGCAACATCGGCAAGCCGGGCGCCGGCCTGTTCCCGGTCCGCGGCCACTCCAACGTGCAGGGCGACCGCACGATGGGCATCTGGGAGCGCGTCCCGCAGAGCTTCCTGGACTCGCTGCAGCGCGAGTTCGGCTTCGACCCGCCCCGCGAGCACGGCTTCGACACCGTCGACAGCATCCGCGCGATGCGCGACGGGAAGGTGCGGGTGTTCGTCGGTCTCGGCGGGAACTTCGTGCAGGCCGCGCCGGACACCGACGTCACCGCCGCGGCACTGCGCAACACCCTGCTCAGCGTGCAGATCTCGACCAAGCTCAACCGCTCGCACCTGGTCGGGGGGCGGACCGCGCTCATCCTGCCGACCCTCGGACGCACCGAACGCGACGTGCAGGAGTCCGGGCCGCAGGCGATCACCGTCGAGGACTCCACCTGCTCGGTGCACAGCTCCCGCGGCCCGCTCCAGCCGGCGAGCCCGCACCTGCGCTCCGAGGTCTCGATCATCACCGGGATGGCGGAGGCCACCCTCGGCGACCGCTACGGCATCGACTGGTCCGGCATGCGCGCGGACTACCGGCGCATCCGGGACCACATCTCCCGGGTCGTCCCCGGGTGCGAGAGCTACGAGGTCAACGCCCGCCGCCCGGGCGGCTTCATCCTGCCGCACCCGCCGCGCGACTCCCGCACCTTCGACACGGCTTCCGGCCGCGGCGAGTTCGAGGTGTCGCCGATCGAGGTGGTGCAGGTCCCCGAGGGGCACCTGCTGCTGCAGACCCTGCGCAGCCACGACCAGTTCAACACCACCATCTACGGCTACTCGGACCGCTACCGCGGCATCGAGGGCGGCCGGCACGTCGTGTTCGCCCACCGCGAGGACATCGCCGCACTCGGCTTCGCCGACGGTGATCACGTCGACCTGGTCACCCGCTGGGACGGCGACGAGCACGTCCGCTGCGCCCAGGGGTTCCGGCTCGTCGCCTACGACGTCCCCCGGGGCACCGCCGCCGCCTACTACCCCGAGACGAACCCGCTGGTCCCGCTGGACGCGACCGCGCGCAAGAGCAATCAGCCGGCGTCGAAGTCGGTGGTGGTCCGGCTGACCGTCGCCGGGGAGGTCGACTGCGATCCCGCGGGAGTCCAGGGAGCGGTCGGCGGGGACTGGCTGCACAAGTCCCGTCCGGAGGTGGCGCACCTGTCCTGA
- a CDS encoding GNAT family N-acetyltransferase has product MSDPVDRERHRLISDLLLDTGARPVAGPLLVPLPAVGLSLLCEVTHASPAGFPHLARVAVGDTMGHLDRSPDPGELAAALRTELADRWAGGVPVTGGSPVPCSAAGPVGDPPTSVGAALTRLRDTIGAAGDAALTDAVLVRGLLPAALTGTDPGDEAQGLAGLGRELAAARDREPGGPVRELLEGWLTAAHLWRRPALHPMPWHRIPNPLRPAAVVPVTDPPVPVRCDPFTLRPALPHTDDVALVAGWMRTPSVSRFFGQPWPDGRWARELAGHTPGSGTAALLAERTGDPDSEPVGYVELYRPARHPLARSFPTTSDDVGVHVSVAPAEHGRGVGSALLGAVADAVLAAAGPGTRVLAEPDARNTAAQRAFRNAGFRPAEQIALPHKDSVVLVREPGQSR; this is encoded by the coding sequence ATGAGCGATCCGGTCGACCGGGAGCGGCACCGGCTCATCAGCGACCTGTTGCTCGACACCGGCGCCAGGCCGGTGGCGGGCCCGCTGCTGGTCCCGCTGCCCGCGGTGGGGTTGTCCCTGCTGTGCGAGGTGACGCACGCGTCGCCCGCGGGGTTCCCGCACCTGGCGCGGGTCGCCGTCGGCGACACCATGGGCCACCTGGACCGATCCCCCGATCCCGGTGAGCTGGCCGCGGCGCTGCGCACCGAGCTGGCCGACCGCTGGGCCGGCGGGGTGCCGGTGACCGGCGGCTCCCCCGTCCCGTGCTCCGCTGCGGGTCCCGTCGGGGATCCGCCCACCTCCGTCGGAGCGGCACTCACCCGGCTGCGGGACACGATCGGCGCGGCCGGCGATGCCGCTCTCACCGACGCCGTCCTGGTCCGCGGCCTGCTCCCGGCCGCGCTGACCGGCACCGACCCGGGGGACGAGGCGCAGGGCCTCGCCGGGCTGGGCCGGGAGCTCGCCGCCGCCCGGGACCGGGAGCCCGGCGGCCCGGTCCGCGAGCTGCTCGAGGGCTGGCTCACCGCCGCGCACCTGTGGCGCCGTCCGGCGCTGCACCCGATGCCCTGGCACCGGATCCCGAACCCGCTGCGGCCCGCCGCCGTCGTGCCGGTGACCGATCCGCCGGTGCCGGTCCGCTGCGACCCCTTCACGCTGCGCCCGGCGCTTCCGCACACCGACGACGTCGCGCTGGTGGCCGGCTGGATGCGCACGCCGTCGGTGTCCCGGTTCTTCGGCCAGCCGTGGCCGGACGGGCGGTGGGCCCGCGAGCTGGCCGGGCACACCCCCGGGAGCGGGACCGCGGCGCTGCTCGCCGAGCGCACCGGCGACCCGGACTCCGAGCCGGTCGGCTACGTCGAGCTCTACCGCCCGGCGCGGCATCCGCTGGCGCGCTCGTTCCCGACCACATCGGACGACGTCGGTGTGCATGTGTCCGTCGCCCCGGCCGAGCACGGCCGGGGCGTGGGCAGCGCGCTGCTCGGAGCGGTCGCCGACGCAGTGCTCGCCGCCGCGGGTCCGGGTACTCGGGTACTCGCCGAGCCGGACGCCCGGAACACCGCCGCGCAGCGGGCGTTCCGCAACGCCGGGTTCCGCCCGGCGGAGCAGATCGCGCTCCCGCACAAGGACTCGGTGGTGCTGGTGCGGGAGCCCGGTCAGTCCAGGTAG
- a CDS encoding methionyl-tRNA formyltransferase, whose translation MRVVAFGYMTWGRRTIEAVLDAGHEIPLILTHPDRDNPYEKIFNESVAELAAERGIPLLIRHRADDDEVRAAVRAAEPDVAVVSNWRTRLAPELFTIPRLGTLNVHDALLPAYAGFAPLNWALINDEAEVGVTAHMMDADFDAGDVVLSRSTPITDDDTVVELFDRTLAMFGPITVDALEQLRTGTARPVPQDRAAASYFHRRTDRENRLDWTWPARDLFNLVRAQVDPYPNAWFEHDGGRVRVLRARVTDIAYGGTPGRLTLHEGTGVVVVTGPDARRGRNPGLCLELLRTEDGRELTGRDLFPVATGYLD comes from the coding sequence GTGCGCGTCGTCGCGTTCGGATACATGACCTGGGGGCGCCGGACGATCGAGGCGGTGCTCGACGCCGGTCACGAGATCCCGTTGATCCTGACCCACCCGGACCGGGACAACCCGTACGAGAAGATCTTCAACGAGTCCGTCGCGGAGCTCGCGGCGGAGCGCGGGATCCCGCTGCTGATCCGGCACCGGGCCGACGACGACGAGGTCCGGGCGGCCGTCCGGGCCGCCGAGCCGGATGTCGCCGTCGTGTCGAACTGGCGGACCAGGCTGGCCCCGGAGCTGTTCACGATCCCGCGGCTCGGCACGCTGAACGTGCACGACGCGCTGCTGCCCGCCTACGCCGGATTCGCGCCGCTGAACTGGGCGCTGATCAACGACGAGGCCGAGGTCGGGGTCACCGCGCACATGATGGACGCCGACTTCGACGCCGGCGACGTCGTGCTCAGCCGGTCCACCCCGATCACCGACGACGACACCGTCGTCGAGCTGTTCGACCGTACGCTGGCGATGTTCGGCCCGATCACGGTCGACGCGCTGGAGCAGCTGCGGACCGGTACCGCGCGGCCGGTCCCGCAGGATCGGGCCGCCGCGTCGTACTTCCACCGGCGCACCGACCGGGAGAACCGGCTGGACTGGACGTGGCCCGCGCGCGACCTGTTCAACCTGGTGCGGGCGCAGGTCGATCCCTACCCCAACGCCTGGTTCGAGCACGACGGCGGCCGGGTCCGGGTACTGCGGGCCAGGGTCACCGACATCGCCTACGGCGGGACGCCGGGCCGGCTCACCCTGCACGAGGGCACCGGGGTGGTCGTGGTGACCGGCCCGGACGCCCGTCGCGGCCGCAACCCGGGGCTGTGCCTGGAGCTGCTGCGCACCGAGGACGGCCGGGAGCTGACCGGCCGCGATCTGTTCCCGGTGGCCACCGGCTACCTGGACTGA
- a CDS encoding alpha/beta fold hydrolase — translation MPTAELPGAALPYEITGPPDGEPLVMVMGTGASGRAWHLHQVPALAAAGFRTITFDARGVAGTAPCPDGITIEDLVGDVAGLIGLLGTGSAHVVGTSLGARVTQELALTRPELVRSAVALAAHARLDPVQRAHTEGEIALIDAGVELPARYRAAVEAVLNLAPATLADARTANDWLDVLEFAAGRAGPGLRAQLAVSETLGDRRDAYRDIRVPLLVVGFAQDRVIPPALSREVADVVPGAVHAEIADAGHYGYLEQPEQVNRLIVDFLLSNRRRVQCASSRSDT, via the coding sequence GTGCCGACCGCTGAGCTGCCCGGCGCCGCGCTGCCCTACGAGATCACCGGGCCGCCGGACGGGGAACCGCTCGTCATGGTGATGGGGACCGGCGCCTCCGGGCGTGCTTGGCACCTGCACCAGGTCCCCGCGCTGGCGGCGGCCGGGTTCCGGACGATCACCTTCGACGCCCGCGGGGTCGCGGGCACGGCGCCGTGCCCGGACGGGATCACGATCGAGGACCTGGTCGGCGACGTCGCGGGCCTGATCGGGCTGCTCGGCACCGGATCGGCACACGTGGTCGGCACCTCGCTCGGCGCCCGGGTGACCCAGGAACTGGCGCTGACCCGCCCGGAGCTGGTCCGCTCGGCGGTCGCACTGGCCGCTCACGCCCGGCTCGATCCGGTCCAGCGCGCCCACACCGAGGGTGAGATCGCACTGATCGACGCCGGTGTCGAGCTGCCGGCCCGGTACCGGGCCGCGGTGGAGGCGGTGCTGAACCTGGCACCGGCGACCCTGGCCGACGCGCGGACCGCGAACGACTGGCTGGACGTCCTGGAGTTCGCCGCCGGCCGCGCCGGGCCCGGGCTGCGGGCCCAGCTCGCGGTGTCGGAGACGCTCGGCGACCGGCGCGACGCCTATCGCGACATCCGGGTGCCGCTGCTGGTGGTCGGGTTCGCGCAGGACCGGGTGATCCCGCCCGCCCTGAGCCGCGAGGTCGCCGACGTCGTGCCGGGGGCGGTGCACGCCGAGATCGCCGATGCGGGCCACTACGGCTATCTGGAGCAGCCCGAGCAGGTGAACCGGCTGATCGTGGACTTCCTGCTGTCGAACCGGAGGAGAGTGCAGTGCGCGTCGTCGCGTTCGGATACATGA
- the panD gene encoding aspartate 1-decarboxylase, giving the protein MRRTMLNGKIHRATVTQADLHYVGSITIDADLMAAADLREGELVQVVDITNGARLETYAITGEAGSGVIGINGAAAHLVHPGDLVILMSYVALDADELAAHRPSVVHVDERNRQVQLGSDPAAPVPGAPGQQSGRSLAQA; this is encoded by the coding sequence GTGCGCCGCACGATGCTGAACGGCAAGATCCACCGGGCCACGGTGACCCAGGCCGACCTGCACTACGTGGGGTCGATCACGATAGATGCGGACCTGATGGCCGCCGCGGATCTTCGCGAGGGCGAGCTCGTCCAGGTGGTGGACATCACCAACGGGGCGCGCCTGGAGACCTACGCGATCACCGGCGAGGCCGGCAGCGGGGTGATCGGCATCAACGGTGCGGCAGCGCACCTGGTACACCCCGGCGACCTGGTCATCCTGATGAGCTACGTCGCGCTCGACGCCGACGAGCTCGCGGCCCACCGGCCGTCGGTGGTGCACGTGGACGAGCGGAACCGGCAGGTCCAGCTCGGATCCGATCCGGCGGCCCCGGTACCGGGTGCTCCCGGCCAGCAGTCCGGCCGCTCGCTGGCGCAGGCCTGA
- a CDS encoding ABC transporter substrate-binding protein has product MTPLPDSHRRSRTPGRGIAAALLTAAALLLVSACGSAQNDEPAEPAAGSGDGTRTVQSAKGPVEIPETPQRIVAVDYISPEILFDLEAPLVGALDLSSGASGEKYSTITAVGNDSGELNFEQLAGLDPDVIIGNETENEAAYDKLAQIAPTVLFADGGTDWKATVNTVAEIAGKTGDVQAREQAYQASVQKLRGEFGDAITAAGTWAVAGTYDGASWYVYGSDTGPNTVLTDLGATLAPVAEEVKADPNTFTRTLEQLDALQSAQVILFDDLGPPVTTEGAAATLQADPLFSGLPAAQAGKVYPGTYNVVTYGQAESVLGQLEQILPKL; this is encoded by the coding sequence ATGACTCCCCTCCCCGACTCCCACCGCCGGTCGCGCACGCCCGGCCGGGGGATCGCCGCCGCTCTGCTCACCGCAGCGGCACTCCTGCTCGTCTCCGCCTGTGGCAGCGCCCAGAACGACGAGCCCGCCGAGCCCGCCGCCGGGTCCGGCGACGGCACCCGGACCGTGCAGTCCGCCAAGGGGCCGGTCGAGATCCCCGAGACCCCGCAGCGGATCGTGGCCGTCGACTACATCTCCCCGGAGATCCTGTTCGACCTCGAGGCTCCGCTGGTCGGCGCGCTCGACCTGTCCTCGGGCGCCTCCGGCGAGAAGTACTCGACGATCACCGCCGTCGGCAACGACTCCGGTGAGCTCAACTTCGAGCAGCTCGCCGGGCTGGATCCGGACGTGATCATCGGCAACGAGACCGAGAACGAGGCCGCCTACGACAAGCTCGCCCAGATCGCCCCGACGGTGCTGTTCGCCGACGGCGGCACCGACTGGAAGGCGACCGTGAACACGGTCGCCGAGATCGCCGGCAAGACCGGCGACGTGCAGGCCCGCGAGCAGGCCTACCAGGCGAGCGTGCAGAAGCTGCGCGGCGAGTTCGGTGACGCGATCACCGCAGCCGGCACCTGGGCCGTCGCCGGCACCTACGACGGCGCGAGCTGGTACGTCTACGGCTCGGACACCGGCCCGAACACCGTGCTCACCGACCTCGGCGCGACGCTCGCCCCGGTCGCCGAGGAGGTCAAGGCCGACCCGAACACCTTCACCCGCACCCTGGAGCAGCTCGACGCGCTGCAGTCGGCGCAGGTCATCCTGTTCGACGACCTGGGCCCGCCGGTCACCACCGAGGGCGCCGCCGCCACCCTGCAGGCCGACCCGCTGTTCTCCGGGCTGCCCGCCGCGCAGGCCGGGAAGGTCTACCCGGGCACCTACAACGTCGTGACCTACGGCCAGGCGGAGAGCGTCCTGGGGCAGCTGGAGCAGATCCTGCCCAAGCTGTAA